A genomic segment from uncultured Alistipes sp. encodes:
- a CDS encoding FtsX-like permease family protein: protein MNLAFFIARRMALPTPENKPGVMERIAVGSVAIGVAVMILALAVVIGFKREVARKMEGLAAHVAVTDIRGVEALDSQPVHRNGHLENLIRETDGFVRMDPYAVKGGIVRTPEAVGEVLLKGVEAGYDWSSLREWLVDGELPRVGDSIRTKDILLARVLADRLQLGVGDKVEMLFVESGEMPRRDRFKIAGIFDSGMEEMDRALVITDIRNVQRLADWSPDEISGYEIRTRSLDEAEAFARTLGRTLLYDEGDGTENLAVESVTERYANIFDWLKAHDVNAAVIIVIMLVVAFFNMTSALLILVLERTRMIGLLKALGMRNGEIRRIFLWRAAFVTLRGLCWGNIVGVGLCLIQHWTHLVKLDSEGYLLSEVPVALDWGWWLALNVGFVAAIVALLVIPTAVVAHVKPEETIRYE, encoded by the coding sequence GTGAATCTGGCCTTCTTCATCGCTCGCCGCATGGCGCTGCCGACTCCGGAAAACAAACCCGGGGTCATGGAGCGCATTGCCGTGGGATCGGTCGCCATCGGTGTCGCGGTGATGATCCTGGCGCTGGCCGTCGTCATCGGATTCAAGCGCGAGGTCGCCCGCAAGATGGAGGGTTTGGCCGCCCATGTCGCCGTGACCGATATCCGCGGCGTCGAGGCTCTCGATTCGCAACCCGTGCATCGGAACGGACACCTCGAAAACCTGATCCGCGAAACCGACGGGTTCGTCCGCATGGATCCCTATGCCGTCAAGGGCGGGATCGTCCGCACCCCGGAGGCCGTGGGCGAGGTCCTCCTCAAGGGGGTCGAGGCCGGGTACGACTGGTCCAGCCTCCGCGAATGGCTCGTCGACGGTGAACTGCCCCGCGTGGGGGACTCCATCCGCACGAAGGACATCCTCCTCGCCCGCGTCCTGGCCGACCGCCTGCAGCTGGGCGTCGGCGACAAGGTCGAGATGCTCTTCGTCGAATCTGGCGAAATGCCCCGCCGCGACCGTTTCAAGATTGCCGGAATCTTCGACTCCGGCATGGAAGAGATGGACCGTGCGCTGGTCATAACCGACATCCGCAACGTACAGCGCCTCGCTGACTGGTCCCCCGACGAAATCTCCGGATACGAGATCCGCACCCGATCGCTCGATGAGGCCGAGGCGTTCGCCCGCACGCTCGGCCGCACACTCCTCTACGACGAGGGCGACGGTACGGAAAACCTCGCCGTGGAGAGCGTCACGGAGCGCTACGCCAACATCTTCGACTGGCTCAAGGCCCATGACGTGAATGCCGCGGTCATCATCGTCATCATGCTCGTCGTGGCTTTCTTCAACATGACCTCGGCGCTGCTGATCCTCGTCCTCGAACGCACGCGCATGATCGGACTCCTGAAGGCCCTCGGAATGCGCAACGGCGAGATCCGCCGCATCTTCCTCTGGAGGGCCGCGTTCGTTACCCTGCGCGGCCTCTGCTGGGGAAATATCGTCGGCGTCGGCCTCTGCCTGATCCAGCACTGGACCCACCTGGTCAAACTCGACTCGGAAGGCTATCTCCTCTCCGAAGTCCCCGTGGCGCTCGACTGGGGCTGGTGGCTGGCGCTCAATGTCGGATTCGTCGCCGCCATCGTCGCCCTGCTGGTGATCCCGACGGCCGTCGTCGCCCATGTCAAACCCGAAGAAACCATCCGTTACGAATGA
- the ubiE gene encoding bifunctional demethylmenaquinone methyltransferase/2-methoxy-6-polyprenyl-1,4-benzoquinol methylase UbiE has protein sequence MKPYNTDQTKKEEVREMFDHIAPKYDLLNHTLSMSIDRLWRRHVVRIVRRAKPRRILDVATGTGDLAIAMARRIKDVQILAVDLSERMLDVARRKVEVRGLDGRIVLDHGDAEHLDLAPASVDVATVAFGVRNFGDLDLGLRELARVVKPGGKVVILEFSRPANPLFRAVYEFYSYRILPRIGGMVSHDRKAYEYLPASVGEFPLPAEFLRRLEAAGFKNCRARSQSCGIAQIYTGER, from the coding sequence ATGAAACCCTACAATACCGATCAAACCAAGAAGGAGGAGGTCCGCGAGATGTTCGACCATATCGCGCCGAAATACGACCTGCTCAACCATACGCTCTCGATGAGCATCGACCGCCTGTGGCGCCGCCACGTCGTGAGGATCGTGCGCCGGGCGAAACCCCGCCGGATCCTCGATGTGGCGACCGGAACCGGAGACCTGGCCATCGCCATGGCCCGCCGGATCAAGGATGTGCAGATCCTTGCCGTGGACCTCTCGGAGCGGATGCTCGACGTTGCACGCCGCAAGGTCGAGGTCCGGGGGCTCGACGGACGGATCGTCCTCGACCACGGGGATGCCGAACACCTCGATCTGGCCCCGGCCTCCGTCGATGTGGCCACCGTGGCTTTCGGCGTGCGCAACTTCGGCGACCTCGATCTCGGGCTCCGCGAGCTGGCTCGGGTCGTCAAACCCGGTGGAAAGGTCGTGATCCTGGAGTTTTCGAGACCCGCGAACCCGCTGTTCCGCGCCGTCTACGAATTCTACTCCTATCGGATCCTGCCACGCATCGGGGGCATGGTCTCGCATGACCGCAAAGCCTACGAGTATCTCCCCGCTTCGGTCGGGGAGTTCCCGCTCCCCGCGGAGTTCCTCCGTCGGCTGGAGGCCGCCGGATTCAAAAACTGCAGGGCCCGGAGCCAAAGCTGCGGAATTGCCCAAATTTATACCGGAGAACGATGA
- a CDS encoding SDR family NAD(P)-dependent oxidoreductase, whose amino-acid sequence MKKQALITGATSGIGRATALRLSAAGYAVIATGRRAERLATLKAGIEAAGGSCTTLVFDVRSEEEVRRHLEPLERVDLLVNNAGLAAGLEHIDRGDTRDWDAMIDTNVKGLLYVTRVIAPKMVAAGSGHIINLGSIAGTEPYENGAVYCASKHAVHAISQSMRADLLASGIKVTEIRPGMVETEFSEVRFHGDRARAAAVYEGVEPLTGADIAEAIAWVAQLPAHMNVNDMVLMPSRQAGSYYTYRKKQ is encoded by the coding sequence ATGAAAAAACAGGCACTCATCACGGGTGCGACCTCGGGTATCGGGCGCGCCACGGCGTTGCGGCTTTCGGCCGCGGGCTATGCGGTTATCGCCACGGGACGGCGCGCCGAACGGTTGGCCACGCTGAAGGCCGGGATCGAAGCCGCCGGGGGCAGCTGCACGACGCTTGTCTTCGACGTGCGCTCCGAGGAGGAGGTGCGCCGCCACCTGGAGCCGCTCGAACGGGTGGACCTGCTGGTCAACAACGCGGGTCTGGCGGCCGGGCTGGAGCACATCGACCGCGGCGACACGCGCGACTGGGACGCCATGATCGACACCAACGTCAAGGGGCTGCTCTACGTCACGCGGGTGATCGCCCCGAAGATGGTCGCAGCGGGCAGCGGGCATATCATCAATCTCGGCTCGATCGCCGGCACGGAACCCTACGAAAACGGGGCGGTCTACTGCGCGTCGAAACACGCCGTGCACGCCATTTCGCAGTCGATGCGCGCCGACCTGCTCGCCTCGGGGATCAAGGTCACGGAGATCCGCCCGGGGATGGTCGAGACGGAGTTCTCGGAGGTGCGCTTCCACGGCGACCGGGCACGTGCCGCGGCGGTCTACGAAGGGGTCGAACCCCTCACCGGCGCGGATATTGCGGAAGCAATCGCATGGGTCGCACAATTACCGGCGCACATGAACGTTAATGATATGGTATTGATGCCGAGCCGACAGGCCGGTTCGTACTATACGTACCGCAAAAAACAATAA
- a CDS encoding zinc metallopeptidase: MYQPLIVLLQAGYYTESHAARYDAATMGMFFLIIAIGVIGFLVQARLQSVFKKYSRVQFPGGLTGAEVAEKMLRDNNIHNVKVTHVGGQLTDHFNPQTMTVNLSDSVYSSTSVAAAAVAAHECGHAVQHARGYAPLVLRSQLVPVVQFASSAATWVIILGLVILATTQNEVLCWIGVGLIAMSALFSIVTLPVEYNASARALEWLQASRTMQGIQLTQAREALSWAARTYLVAALSAIASVLYYVFLILGRRD, translated from the coding sequence ATGTATCAACCCCTTATCGTCCTGCTTCAGGCAGGTTACTACACAGAGTCGCACGCCGCGCGCTACGACGCCGCGACGATGGGCATGTTCTTTCTGATCATCGCCATCGGCGTGATCGGATTTCTGGTGCAGGCACGCCTGCAGTCGGTTTTCAAGAAGTATTCGAGAGTCCAGTTTCCGGGCGGCCTGACGGGCGCCGAGGTCGCCGAGAAGATGTTGCGCGACAACAACATCCACAACGTGAAGGTGACGCACGTCGGCGGGCAGCTCACGGACCACTTCAACCCGCAGACGATGACCGTGAACCTGAGCGACTCGGTCTATTCGTCGACGAGCGTGGCCGCGGCGGCCGTCGCGGCCCACGAGTGCGGCCATGCCGTGCAGCACGCCCGGGGCTATGCGCCGCTGGTACTCCGTTCGCAGTTGGTTCCGGTGGTGCAGTTCGCCTCGTCGGCCGCGACATGGGTGATCATCCTCGGGCTGGTGATCCTCGCCACGACGCAGAACGAGGTGCTCTGCTGGATCGGCGTGGGTCTGATCGCCATGTCGGCGCTCTTCTCGATCGTGACGCTCCCCGTAGAGTACAACGCCTCGGCGCGGGCTCTGGAATGGTTGCAGGCGAGCCGCACGATGCAGGGCATCCAGCTCACGCAGGCCAGGGAGGCCCTTTCGTGGGCGGCCCGGACCTACCTGGTGGCCGCATTGAGCGCCATCGCCTCGGTTCTCTACTACGTCTTCCTGATTCTCGGGCGACGCGACTGA